Proteins encoded together in one Lathyrus oleraceus cultivar Zhongwan6 chromosome 5, CAAS_Psat_ZW6_1.0, whole genome shotgun sequence window:
- the LOC127078832 gene encoding uncharacterized protein LOC127078832 encodes MNPERKNIHNYKFVEPQLAVLRGLGAHLDMGLKDDLKASYGNLLGILNTKVNITTMHTLVQFYDPPLRCFTFQDYQLAPMLEEYSHILGIRIKNQVPYVRTKELPKYQDLAEALHIGKKEVELNLKPKGGIHGSTPKFLVDKAIAFSEAGSWTTFNVNLALLIYGIMLFPNMEEFVDLATIHILLTQNHIPTLVADTYYSIHVRTQKKKGTIVYCAPLLYRWFILHLPNKGPFVENKDNLKCSQWIMSLNAEDISWYSRIYDGVKLILKCGDFPNVPLLDIKEGINYNLRLAL; translated from the coding sequence ATGAATCCCGAGAGAAAGAACATCCACAATTACAAGTTCGTGGAACCTCAGTTGGCTGTCTTGAGAGGACTTGGGGCACATTTAGACATGGGACTCAAAGATGATCTCAAGGCGTCTTATGGTAACCTTCTGGGAATTCTGAACACCAAAGTCAACATCACTACTATGCACACTCTGGTGCAATTCTACGATCCTCCATTgagatgcttcacattccaagattatcagttggcaCCTATGTTGGAAGAGTATTCACACATTCTGGGTATAAGGATCAAGAACCAAGTGCCTTACGTTCGCACTAAGGAACTTCCCAAATATCAAGACCTTGCTGAAGCTCTACACATAGGAAAGAAGGAAGTGGAATTAAACTTGAAACCTAAGGGTGGAATTCATGGCTCCACCCCTAAGTTTCTAGTGGACAAAGCCATTGCCTTCTCCGAAGCTGGGAGTTGGACGACCTTCAACGTCAATCTAGCTCTACTTATCTATGGGATCATGTTGTTTCCGAATATGGAGGAATTCGTAGATCTAGCTACTATTCATATCCTCCTAACTCAGAATCATATTCCTACTCTTGTTGCTGATACTTACTACTCCATCCATGTGAGGACTCAGAAGAAGAAAGGGACTATCGTCTATTGTGCCCCTTTACTGTATAGATGGTTTATTTTGCATCTACCCAACAAAGGTCCTTTTGTTGAGAACAAAGATAACTTGAAGTGTTCCCAATGGATCATGTCCTTGAACGCCGAAGACATTTCTTGGTATTCTCGAATCTACGACGGTGTCAAGCTTATCCTCAAATGTGGAGATtttcctaatgtacctcttctcGATATAAAAGAGGGAATCAATTACAATCTGAGGTTAGCACTATGA